In the genome of Chaetodon auriga isolate fChaAug3 chromosome 15, fChaAug3.hap1, whole genome shotgun sequence, one region contains:
- the LOC143333303 gene encoding olfactory receptor 4K15-like, with the protein MRNFSEVTSFYLADYYGMEDLKPLYFCVFLIVYIAIVAENVTLIGVVYREKSLHEPMYMLLCNLAVNSLFGSTALLPAMLGNILSRSYEISLPFCQTQIYAIHTYAIIEFTILAAMSYDRYVAVCYPLHYHAIMSQRVAKLIVFTWLYPMLAFLIVLIFTLQLQFCEKTIEKVYCLNYLLVKLACTDTYIVSIVGLLSVPLYTLPQIIMIFYSYTHILRICVLSFSKSNLKALRTCTPHLLAITNYAIGCFFEIAQSRFNIGYLPYQTKLFLSLYFLIFPPILNPAIYGLSIQVIRVQLFKLFTRKSRQVADN; encoded by the coding sequence ATGAGGAATTTCTCTGAAGTGACGTCTTTTTATCTAGCAGATTACTATGGAATGGAGGACCTGAAGCCACTGTACTTCTGTGTGTTCCTGATTGTATACATAGCCATAGTTGCTGAAAATGTCACGCTAATCGGGGTGGTCTATCGTGAAAAATCTCTGCATGAGCCAATGTATATGTTGCTGTGTAACTTGGCTGTGAACAGTCTGTTCGGAAGCACTGCTTTGCTGCCAGCAATGCTGGGTAACATACTGTCCCGCTCCTATGAGATATCTCTACCGTTCTGCCAGACACAGATCTATGCTATACACACATATGCCATCATTGAATTCACAATTCTAGCAGCGATGAGTTACGACAGGTATGTGGCTGTTTGCTATCCACTGCACTATCATGCAATCATGTCACAGAGAGTGGCTAAGCTTATTGTTTTTACGTGGCTCTACCCCATGCTGGCATTTCTCATTGTTCTAATTTTCactcttcagctgcagttttgtGAGAAAACCATAGAAAAGGTGTACTGTTTGAATTACTTACTGGTGAAACTTGCCTGTACAGATACATATATTGTTAGTATAGTTGGCCTTCTATCTGTGCCTCTGTATACACTTCCACAGATTATCATGATCTTTTATTCATATACACACATCCTGAGAATATGTGTTTTGTCGTTCAGTAAATCCAACCTCAAAGCCCTCCGGACTTGTACCCCCCACCTGCTTGCAATTACTAACTATGCTATCGGGTGCTTTTTTGAAATAGCACAAAGTCGATTCAATATTGGTTACCTGCCTTACCAAACCAAGTTGTTTTTATCTCTGTACTTTTTGATTTTTCCACCCATTCTTAATCCAGCAATCTACGGTTTGAGTATTCAAGTCATAAGGGTGCAACTGTTTAAGCTTTTCACCAGAAAAAGCAGGCAAGTAGCAGATAACTAA
- the LOC143332367 gene encoding olfactory receptor 52D1-like, producing MDNTTALTFTMTAYAAMENYKHGMFTVFLLLYLTTITLNSLLITVIHQNKELHQPMNVFMCMLSINEIYGSTALLPAIMSVLLSETYEIPVEWCMAQVFFLHTYASAEFCVLAVMGYDRYAAICDPLHYHSIMSNSKTAKLVALAALYPFILFGCYYSLTLQLSFCRKTMPKLYCVNMELVKNSCSNTLYINIVGLVLILLFMVPQLVMIVFSYAQIARVCQKLSRESKGNALKTCIPHLLSLLNYTIGSLFEIIQSRFNMNHVAVEARIFLSLYFVIIPPITNPVLYGLGTQTVRVHILKMFIRYKILPAKLMKPVTAS from the coding sequence ATGGACAACACAACAGCACTAACATTTACAATGACTGCATATGCTGCTATGGAAAACTACAAACATGGGATGTTTACCGTATTCCTCCTGCTGTATCTTACTACTATCACTTTGAACTCACTGCTCATCACTGTCATACACCAAAACAAAGAGTTGCATCAACCTAtgaatgtgttcatgtgcatgttATCCATCAATGAAATATATGGCAGCACTGCATTGTTACCTGCAATTATGTCTGTGCTCCTATCCGAGACATATGAGATACCTGTGGAGTGGTGTATGGCTCAAGTCTTTTTCCTACACACATATGCAAGTGctgagttttgtgttttagcCGTTATGGGATACGACAGATATGCTGCTATCTGTGACCCACTACATTACCACAGCATCATGTCCAATTCAAAGACAGCGAAGCTTGTTGCACTAGCAGCTCTGTACCCGTTTATTTTGTTTGGCTGTTATTACTCTCTAACCTTACAGCTGAGCTTCTGTAGAAAAACTATGCCAAAATTATACTGCGTGAACATGGAGCTGGTCAAAAATTCATGTTCAAATACACTGTACATAAATATTGTGGGACTTGTACTTATTCTGCTTTTTATGGTGCCTCAGTTAGTGATGATTGTTTTCTCTTATGCCCAAATTGCAAGAGTGTGTCAGAAGTTATCAAGAGAGTCCAAGGGCAATGCTCTGAAAACATGCATCCCGCATTTATTGTCTTTGCTAAACTACACCATTGGTTCTTTATTTGAGATTATCCAATCTAGATTCAACATGAATCATGTGGCTGTTGAAGCACGTATCTTCCTGTCTTTATACTTCGTCATCATTCCACCAATTACCAACCCAGTGCTGTATGGACTTGGTACTCAGACAGTAAGAGTTCATATCCTGAAAATGTTTATTCGGTACAAGATCCTACCAGCAAAGTTAATGAAGCCAGTGACTGCATCTTAA